In Erigeron canadensis isolate Cc75 chromosome 1, C_canadensis_v1, whole genome shotgun sequence, a single window of DNA contains:
- the LOC122605886 gene encoding probable serine/threonine-protein kinase SIS8, giving the protein MDTEDTHDELGTSEQGSSSNTWWPSEFADKFGSVSLDSKKETPTHRRSMSSSTYDRLISQSHIASQILWSTGVLSESIPNGFYSVVHDKRLKDLFDDIPTLEELHDLELEGVKADIILVDSQKDKKLSMLKQLISTLVKGLNSNPAAIVKKIAGLVSDFYKRPQFDSPMKATLEDASHVPGGRGVQLLGHIKNGSCRPRAILFKVLADTVGFESRLVVGLPNEGVGECVDSYKHMSVVVVLNSVELLVDLMRFPGQLIPQSTKAIFMTHISGAGESDSAENDSCDSPLEPNSPLYGFSERMDNESSERDDSLHYQRRLESSSNVPGPSLRSKMMRSASSIDGKWSLSHSEPDIAASFWRRSRRKVINEPRTASSSPEHPSFRTRGRSMLGGDRRSFREYPDDVGPSRSEGTSTSDLRRNRRRSISITPEIGDDIVRAVRAMNETLKQNRLLREQVESRLQSADIKKDESDEHDGTPLYSVQREQISSQKAMSLPTSPHEFRHPASRRPGMSDGLVGEETVSTWNKVLDSPMFQNKPLLPYQEWNIDFSEITVGTRVGIGFFGEVFRGIWNGTEVAIKVFLEQDLTAENMEDFCNEISILSRLRHPNVILFLGACTRPPRLSMVTEYMEMGSLYYLIHLSGQKKKLSWRRRLKMLRDICRGLMCIHRMKIAHRDIKSANCLVNKHWTVKICDFGLSRMMTESPMKDTSSAGTPEWMAPELIRNEPFTEKCDIFSLGVIMWELCTLNRPWEGLPPDRVVYSVANEGSRLEIPEGPIGRLIADCWAEPNERPSCEIILTRLLDCEYTVC; this is encoded by the exons ATGGACACAGAAGATACACATGATGAATTAGGGACCTCAGAACAAGGGTCTTCTAGTAATACATGGTGGCCTTCAGAGTTCGCTGATAAATTTGGATCTGTTTCATTGGACTCGAAAAAAGAAACTCCAACTCATAGAAGATCTATGAGCAGCAGTACATATGACAGACTTATATCCCAATCTCATATAGCATCACAAATCCTATGGAGCACCGGAGTACTTTCTGAATCTATTCCAAATGGTTTCTACTCAGTTGTTCAT GATAAGAGGCTCAAAGACCTTTTTGATGATATTCCCACGCTAGAGGAGCTCCATGATTTGGAACTTGAGGGGGTGAAAGCCGATATCATACTTGTTGATTCCCAAAAAGATAAGAAGCTTTCCATGCTAAAGCAACTCATTTCCACGCTAGTGAAAGGTCTGAACTCAAATCCTGCTGCAATTGTAAAGAAGATTGCTGGATTG GTATCAGATTTTTATAAGCGGCCACAGTTTGATAGCCCAATGAAAGCTACACTTGAGGATGCTTCTCATGTGCCTGGTGGCCGAGGCGTTCAGTTGCTGGGGCATATCAAAAATGGTTCATGCCGTCCACGAGCAATACTGTTTAAAGTTCTCGCTGATACTGTAGGTTTCGAAAGTAGACTGGTAGTG GGCTTACCTAATGAAGGAGTTGGTGAGTGTGTGGATTCATATAAGCATATGTCTGTAGTAGTTGTTCTGAATTCTGTAGAACTGCTTGTTGATCTTATGCGATTTCCGGGTCAACTCATACCCCAATCAACAAAGGCGATTTTTATGACCCATATTTCTGGAGCGGGAGAAAGTGATTCTGCCGAAAATGACTCATGTGATTCGCCACTAGAACCAAACAGCCCTCTATATGGTTTTTCAGAAAGGATGGACAATGAGAG TTCTGAGAGAGATGACAGTCTCCATTACCAGCGGAGATTAGAATCATCTTCGAATGTTCCTGGACCGTCATTGAGGAGTAAAATGATGCGTTCCGCGTCATCCATCGATGGAAAGTGGAG TTTATCCCATAGTGAACCGGATATCGCTGCTTCATTTTGGCGAAGAAGCCGGCGGAAGGTGATAAACGAACCAAGGACTGCGAgttcaag TCCAGAGCATCCTTCGTTTCGAACACGCGGCCGGTCCATGCTTGGTGGTGATAGGAGATCATTTAGAGAGTATCCTGATGACGTCGGTCCATCCAG ATCGGAAGGCACATCAACGTCCGACCTTCGTAGAAATCGAAGAAGAAGCATTAGTATTACTCCAGAAATTGGTGATGATATTGTAAG GGCTGTACGGGCAATGAATGAAACATTAAAGCAGAATCGTCTGTTGAGAGAACAGGTGGAGAGTAGGTTGCAGAGTGCAGATATCAAGAAAGAT GAGTCAGATGAGCATGATGGAACACCCTTATATTCTGTTCAAAGGGAGCAGATTAGTTCTCAAAAGGCAATGTCATTACCTACATCCCCTCATGAATTCAGGCATCCAGCTTCTAGAAGACCTGGTATGTCAGATGGCTTGGTTGGTGAAGAAACAGTCTCAACATGGAACAAAGTTCTAGATTCACCCATGTTCCAAAATAAGCCTCTTCTCCCTTATCAAGAATGGAATATTGATTTCTCAGAAATTACGGTTGGTACTCGTGTCGGAATTG GATTTTTTGGTGAAGTTTTTCGTGGCATCTGGAATGGAACAGAGGTAGCCATAAAAGTGTTTCTAGAACAAGATCTAACAGCCGAGAACATGGAAGATTTCTGCAATGAAATATCCATTCTTAG CCGCCTTCGACATCCAAATG TTATATTGTTTCTTGGTGCCTGCACAAGGCCTCCACGCCTATCAATGGTTACCGAGTATATGGAGATGGGATCTCTATATTACTTGATCCATTTAAGTGGCCAGAAGAAGAAACTCAGCTGGAGAAGAAGGCTGAAAATGCTTCGTGATATATGCAG AGGGTTGATGTGCATTCACCGTATGAAGATAGCTCATCGTGATATAAAAAGTGCAAATTGCCTCGTGAACAAGCATTGGACTGTAAAGATATGCGATTTTGGGCTTTCAAGGATGATGACGGAATCACCTATGAAAGATACCTCCTCCGCAGGCACCCCTGAATGGATGGCTCCAGAACTAATTCGAAATGAACCTTTCACTGAGAAGTGTGATATCTTCAGTCTTGGAGTTATCATGTGGGAATTGTGCACTCTGAATCGCCCATGGGAAGGTTTGCCCCCTGATCGA GTGGTATATTCTGTCGCCAACGAAGGTTCAAGGTTGGAGATCCCGGAAGGTCCCATCGGCAGGCTAATTGccg ATTGCTGGGCGGAACCAAATGAGCGGCCAAGCTGTGAGATCATCCTCACTCGTCTACTAGACTGCGAGTACACTGTTTGTTGA
- the LOC122603389 gene encoding F-box/LRR-repeat MAX2 homolog A, which translates to MSNNNTTTITDLPDVILSNIIAAISDIRTRNSASLVCRKWLFLDRSTRTCLTLRGNAPRDLYILPSCFRSVTHLDLSLLSPWGHPLLLSAPDPTLVAHLLRQSFPNVVSLVVYSRTPTTVEVLAPRWPLLTKVKLVRWHQRPPHLTHGSDIIPLLKNCEKIVELDLSCFYCWTDDIPQALKAYSCVSVNICVLNLLNPSFPEGFKGQEVEEITKLCPNLNKFYIVCLFDPRYIGFVGDKTLVSISVNCPKLLVLHLADPLALVNGRADPDTMDFSADDASITVATLIEMFSGLPLLEKLTFDVCHNIRDSGPALEILNSKCPKLRSLKLGNFHGISMPEESKLDGVALCQRLQSLSIRNVADLDDMGLIAIARGCSKLVKFEVQGCKNITVKGMRTFVSLLSRTLVDVKISCCKNLGAKASLKALEPIQERVRRLHVDCVFDNLEELDDNVDGVEIGYNSDDELGTLRKKQKLDFDLNYSSNGFQEKPWEKLEHLSLWFSVGVLLTPLLSLGLEDCPNLEEICIKVEGDCRHFAKPSQREFGLSCLSLYPKLSKMKLDCGDTIGYAHTAPSGQMDLSLWERFYLFGIGDLRLSELDYWPPQDRDVNQRSLSLPAAGLLQECLKLRKLFIHGTAHEHFLMFFLRIPNLRDVQLREDYYPAPENDMSTEMRADSCGRFEDALNRRQIQD; encoded by the coding sequence atgtctaataataatacaaccaccatcaccgATCTCCCTGACGTCATCTTATCCAACATAATCGCCGCCATCTCAGACATCCGTACACGCAACTCCGCCTCTTTAGTCTGTCGCAAATGGCTATTTCTTGACCGATCCACCCGTACATGTCTCACCCTCCGTGGCAATGCCCCCCGTGACCTTTACATCCTCCCTTCTTGTTTCCGATCCGTTACCCATCTTGACCTTTCTTTACTTTCCCCATGGGGGCACCCTCTCTTACTCTCTGCCCCCGATCCGACATTAGTTGCCCACCTCTTACGACAGTCTTTTCCTAACGTTGTTTCTCTTGTCGTTTACTCTCGTACTCCGACAACTGTTGAGGTTTTAGCTCCCCGGTGGCCGTTACTTACTAAGGTTAAGTTAGTTAGGTGGCACCAACGACCACCTCATTTGACTCATGGTTCTGACATAATTCCTTTACTTAAAAATTGTGAAAAAATTGTTGAATTGGATTTGTCATGTTTTTATTGTTGGACTGATGATATCCCACAGGCTTTGAAAGCATACTCTTGTGTTTCGgttaatatttgtgttttgaATCTTTTAAACCCTTCTTTTCCCGAAGGGTTTAAAGGACAAGAAGTAGAGGAAATCACGAAATTGTGTCCGAATTTGAACAAGTTTTATATTGTCTGTTTGTTTGACCCTAGGTACATTGGTTTTGTTGGAGACAAAACCCTTGTTTCTATATCGGTTAATTGTCCTAAGTTATTGGTCCTTCATCTTGCTGATCCATTGGCTTTGGTTAATGGTAGAGCTGACCCGGATACTATGGACTTTAGTGCGGATGATGCTAGTATTACTGTCGCGACCTTAATTGAGATGTTTTCGGGTCTTCCTTTGTTGGAAAAGCTTACGTTTGATGTTTGTCACAATATTAGAGATAGTGGTCCTGCTTTGGAAATATTGAATTCCAAATGTCCCAAGTTAAGGTCTTTGAAACTTGGAAACTTTCATGGGATTTCTATGCCAGAGGAGTCTAAATTGGATGGGGTTGCCTTGTGTCAACGACTTCAGTCGTTGTCCATTAGGAATGTAGCTGACCTGGATGATATGGGTTTGATCGCGATTGCCAGAGGGTGTTCAAAATTGGTTAAGTTTGAAGTGCAAGGGTGTAAGAACATTACGGTTAAGGGAATGAGGACgtttgtttctttgctaagtcggACCCTAGTTGATGTGAAGATTTCGTGTTGTAAGAATTTAGGTGCAAAGGCTTCGTTAAAAGCTTTGGAGCCAATCCAGGAGCGGGTTAGAAGGCTTCATGTTGATTGTGTTTTCGATAATCTTGAAGAGTTAGATGATAATGTTGATGGGGTTGAAATTGGATACAATTCTGATGATGAGTTGGGTACTCTGAGGAAAAAGCAAAAGCTCGATTTTGATTTGAATTATTCAAGCAATGGGTTTCAAGAGAAACCATGGGAGAAACTTGAGCATCTATCGCTTTGGTTTTCAGTTGGTGTGCTTTTGACACCGTTGTTATCATTAGGGCTCGAAGACTGTCCCAATTTGGAAGAGATTTGCATCAAGGTGGAAGGTGATTGTAGGCACTTTGCAAAACCTTCACAAAGGGAATTCGGGTTGAGCTGTTTGTCATTGTATCCAAAACTATCAAAGATGAAATTGGATTGTGGTGACACGATTGGGTATGCACACACCGCACCATCAGGTCAGATGGATCTGAGCCTGTGGGAACGGTTTTACCTGTTTGGAATTGGGGATTTGAGGCTAAGTGAACTTGATTACTGGCCACCCCAAGATAGAGATGTTAACCAGAGGAGTTTGTCATTGCCTGCAGCCGGGTTGCTACAAGAATGTCTTAAATTGAGGAAACTGTTTATTCATGGAACGGCTCATGAACactttttgatgttttttttgaGAATTCCGAATTTGAGAGATGTTCAGCTTAGAGAAGATTACTATCCCGCGCCTGAGAATGATATGAGTACTGAGATGAGGGCAGATTCGTGTGGTCGTTTTGAAGATGCATTGAATAGACGCCAGATCCAAGACTGA